One Stenotrophomonas sp. SAU14A_NAIMI4_5 DNA segment encodes these proteins:
- a CDS encoding FtsX-like permease family protein: MKYFSLVWAQLFRSRTRTLLTLLSVVAAFLLFGMLDSVRVAFNSGGSVEGANRLVTASRLSITQSLPIRLETQIRQVDGVRDVAYGMWFGGIYQDPKNFFPNFSVSPNYFDVYRELQIDPAQLEDWKQTRTGAIVGETLANQFGWKIGDTIPLQATIFPRGGSNDWPLELKGIFRSKDRAQAGNEERQLMMNWKYFDESNDYIKNQVSWYTITLDNPDHASRVAQAIDAISANSDHETKTQTESAFQQAFVKQFADIGMIVTSIMGAVFFTLLLLTGNTMAQAVRERIPELATLKTLGFKDSTVLTLVMVESVLLIGLGGLIGMGLAALVLPAIAPKSLGMLPPHVPTPTWLVGIGLIVVIGVVVGLLPALRAKRLKIVDALAGR, from the coding sequence ATGAAATACTTTTCCCTGGTCTGGGCCCAGCTGTTCCGCAGCCGCACCCGGACCCTGCTGACCCTGCTTTCGGTGGTCGCGGCATTCCTGCTGTTCGGCATGCTCGATTCGGTGCGCGTGGCATTCAATTCCGGCGGCAGCGTGGAAGGTGCCAACCGCCTGGTCACGGCTTCGCGGCTGTCGATCACCCAATCGCTGCCGATCCGCCTGGAGACGCAGATCCGCCAGGTCGATGGCGTGCGCGACGTGGCCTATGGCATGTGGTTCGGCGGCATCTACCAGGACCCGAAGAACTTCTTCCCGAACTTCTCGGTGTCGCCCAACTACTTCGACGTCTACCGCGAACTGCAGATCGACCCGGCACAGCTGGAAGACTGGAAGCAGACCCGCACCGGCGCCATCGTCGGCGAGACCCTGGCCAACCAGTTCGGCTGGAAGATCGGCGACACCATTCCGCTGCAGGCGACCATCTTCCCGCGCGGCGGCAGCAATGACTGGCCGCTGGAGCTGAAGGGCATCTTCCGCTCGAAGGACCGCGCGCAGGCGGGCAACGAAGAACGCCAGCTGATGATGAACTGGAAGTACTTCGACGAGTCCAACGACTACATCAAGAACCAGGTGAGCTGGTACACGATCACCCTGGACAACCCCGACCATGCCTCGCGGGTCGCGCAGGCCATCGATGCGATCTCGGCCAACTCCGACCACGAGACCAAGACCCAGACCGAATCGGCGTTCCAGCAGGCCTTCGTCAAGCAGTTCGCGGATATCGGCATGATCGTCACCTCGATCATGGGCGCGGTGTTCTTCACCCTGCTGCTGCTGACCGGCAACACCATGGCGCAGGCCGTGCGCGAGCGCATTCCCGAGCTGGCCACGCTGAAGACGCTGGGCTTCAAGGACAGCACCGTGCTGACGCTGGTGATGGTCGAGTCGGTGCTGCTGATCGGCCTCGGCGGCCTGATCGGCATGGGCCTGGCCGCACTGGTGCTGCCGGCGATCGCGCCGAAGAGCCTGGGCATGCTGCCACCGCACGTACCCACCCCCACCTGGCTGGTGGGCATCGGCCTGATCGTGGTGATCGGCGTCGTGGTCGGGCTGCTGCCCGCGCTGCGCGCCAAGCGCCTGAAGATCGTCGATGCGCTGGCCGGCCGCTGA
- a CDS encoding sensor histidine kinase — MIGSERPRLDPPVSSSWLASLLRPAPDSAVADLLRRGKSPWSGAIHLLWSVWIFLTPALGNGFTLRWLFLTLASYPLFLFLYARVMLAPRHHGPRYALAMVALSLVLLPWYPSGLSYFVFGCVLMRMSGRSGWWMYLLQLTGLNIVFCSAALYFGYPWQALVWMPAVSFIVGLVVNVEALSQQRDVALQLSQEEVRRLATTAERERIGRDLHDLLGHTLSLITLKLELARKLYDRDDARARQEIGEAEAIAREALAQVRSAVTGIRASDLAGELASARLLLECQQVHLHYTVPPPMPVEVERGLALVLREAATNIVRHAQATQARVEFMQEGRQLVMQIRDDGRGGLQAEGNGLCGMRERVAALGGQLQVQSARGEGTVLSVRVPLAAATTPVPPASLAQDGAA, encoded by the coding sequence ATGATCGGCAGCGAACGTCCCCGCCTGGATCCGCCCGTGTCGTCGAGCTGGCTTGCCTCCCTGCTGCGCCCTGCGCCGGATTCGGCCGTGGCCGACCTGTTGCGTCGGGGCAAATCGCCGTGGAGCGGTGCGATCCACCTGCTGTGGTCGGTGTGGATCTTCCTGACGCCCGCGCTGGGCAATGGCTTCACCCTGCGCTGGTTGTTCCTCACCCTGGCCAGCTATCCGCTGTTCCTGTTCCTGTATGCACGGGTGATGCTGGCGCCGCGCCACCACGGCCCGCGCTATGCGCTGGCGATGGTCGCGCTGTCGCTGGTGCTGCTGCCCTGGTACCCGTCCGGCCTGAGCTACTTCGTGTTCGGCTGCGTGCTGATGCGCATGAGCGGGCGCAGCGGCTGGTGGATGTACCTGCTGCAGCTGACCGGGTTGAACATCGTGTTCTGCTCGGCCGCGCTGTACTTCGGCTACCCATGGCAGGCGCTGGTGTGGATGCCGGCGGTGTCCTTCATCGTCGGCCTGGTGGTGAACGTGGAGGCGTTGAGCCAGCAGCGCGATGTGGCCCTGCAGCTGTCGCAGGAGGAAGTGCGGCGGCTGGCGACCACCGCCGAGCGCGAGCGCATCGGCCGTGACCTGCACGATCTGCTCGGCCACACGCTGTCGCTGATCACGTTGAAGCTGGAACTGGCGCGCAAGCTGTACGACCGCGATGACGCGCGTGCGCGGCAGGAGATCGGCGAGGCCGAGGCCATTGCCCGCGAGGCACTGGCGCAGGTGCGCAGTGCGGTCACCGGCATCCGTGCCAGCGATCTGGCCGGCGAGCTGGCCTCGGCGCGGCTGCTGCTGGAATGCCAGCAGGTGCACCTGCATTACACGGTGCCGCCACCGATGCCGGTGGAGGTAGAGCGCGGCCTGGCTCTGGTGCTGCGCGAGGCGGCCACCAATATCGTGCGCCATGCGCAGGCGACCCAGGCGCGGGTGGAATTCATGCAGGAAGGACGGCAGCTGGTGATGCAGATACGCGATGATGGACGGGGCGGCCTGCAGGCCGAAGGCAATGGCCTGTGCGGCATGCGCGAGCGCGTGGCCGCGCTGGGCGGCCAGCTGCAGGTGCAGTCGGCCAGGGGCGAGGGCACCGTGTTGAGCGTGCGCGTGCCGCTGGCAGCGGCCACCACTCCGGTCCCGCCGGCCTCGCTGGCACAGGACGGTGCGGCATGA
- a CDS encoding ABC transporter ATP-binding protein — protein MDPTAAPTTAPLARLHQVQVHYAGHAALQGIDLQVRAGQVLALLGRNGAGKSTAISVLLGLRRADAGQVELLGGDPQQRASRVGLGVMLQSTSLPPMLQVDELVAQASACYPDPMPLAEVLQRAGLQELARRRYGQLSGGQQRTVQFAIALCGRPRVLFLDEPTTGLDIQARQVMWQAIRHLVAEGCGVLLTTHYLEEAEALAQQVVVLEQGRVLADAPLAELRLADRPRRIRCRSGLAVEDVQHWPGVQQVQRDGAHLQLLASPAEPVVARLLAADARLQELEVQGAALADAFLDMTREAA, from the coding sequence ATGGATCCGACCGCAGCTCCCACTACGGCCCCGCTGGCCCGCCTGCACCAGGTGCAGGTGCATTACGCCGGCCATGCCGCCCTGCAGGGCATCGACCTGCAGGTGCGTGCCGGCCAGGTCCTGGCCCTGCTGGGCCGCAACGGTGCTGGCAAGAGTACCGCGATCAGCGTGCTGCTGGGCCTGCGCCGCGCCGATGCCGGGCAGGTCGAACTGCTTGGTGGTGATCCGCAGCAGCGCGCCAGCCGCGTGGGGCTGGGCGTGATGCTGCAGAGCACCAGCCTGCCGCCGATGCTGCAGGTGGATGAACTGGTGGCGCAGGCCAGCGCCTGCTATCCCGATCCGATGCCGCTGGCCGAGGTCCTGCAGCGCGCCGGCCTGCAGGAGCTGGCCCGCCGCCGCTATGGGCAGCTGTCCGGTGGCCAGCAGCGCACGGTGCAGTTCGCCATCGCGCTGTGCGGGCGCCCGCGCGTGCTGTTCCTGGATGAGCCCACCACCGGCCTGGACATCCAGGCGCGGCAGGTGATGTGGCAGGCGATCCGGCACCTGGTGGCCGAAGGCTGCGGCGTGCTGCTGACCACCCACTACCTGGAGGAAGCCGAAGCGCTGGCGCAGCAGGTGGTGGTGCTGGAACAGGGCCGCGTGCTGGCCGATGCGCCGCTGGCCGAGCTGCGCCTGGCCGACCGGCCGCGGCGCATCCGCTGCCGCAGCGGCCTGGCGGTGGAAGACGTGCAGCACTGGCCTGGCGTGCAGCAGGTGCAGCGCGACGGTGCGCACCTGCAGCTGCTGGCCAGCCCGGCCGAACCGGTGGTGGCGCGCCTGCTGGCTGCCGATGCACGACTGCAGGAGCTGGAAGTACAGGGCGCGGCATTGGCCGACGCCTTCCTCGACATGACCCGGGAGGCCGCATGA
- a CDS encoding M17 family metallopeptidase, with protein MSEITGFTATATAALPLHVLDREQYASWKAAQPAAQQAWLDAQGFTAAGHSVALLPGADGLAGAVIGVGDRADAYAYAHAPHALPEGSVWQLATELPAAEQALLQLGWGLGSYRFDRYRKRNRAPAQLLASPPAEVADLIAASLRVRDWVNTPTEDMGPQQLEDVARALADAHGAQVEAITGDELLKQNFPAIHAVGRASHRAPRLIVLRWGKDSDPALALVGKGVCFDTGGLDIKPADGMRNMKKDMGGAAHALALAGLVMAQQLPVRLTLLISAVENAIGPDAFRPGEIIATRKGLSVEIDNTDAEGRLVLCDALTFAGEQKPDLVLDFATLTGAARIALGPDLPALFSNDDTVAQQWLQAGDETRDPVWRMPLWRPYLRYLSSGVADLANAGSRMAGSVTAALYLERFLENDQRWAHLDVYAWNDGERPGRPAGGEALALRSAWAMLKARYA; from the coding sequence ATGAGCGAGATCACCGGCTTCACCGCCACCGCCACCGCCGCACTGCCGCTGCACGTGCTGGATCGCGAGCAGTACGCCAGCTGGAAGGCCGCGCAGCCGGCCGCCCAGCAGGCATGGCTGGACGCACAGGGCTTCACCGCCGCCGGCCACAGCGTGGCCCTGCTGCCGGGCGCGGACGGCCTGGCCGGTGCGGTGATCGGGGTCGGCGACCGTGCCGATGCGTACGCCTATGCGCATGCCCCGCACGCCCTGCCCGAAGGCAGCGTGTGGCAGCTGGCCACCGAGCTGCCGGCCGCCGAACAGGCGCTGCTGCAGCTGGGCTGGGGCCTGGGCAGCTACCGCTTCGACCGTTACCGCAAGCGCAACCGTGCACCGGCACAGCTGCTGGCCAGCCCGCCGGCGGAAGTTGCCGACCTGATCGCCGCCAGCCTGCGCGTGCGCGACTGGGTCAACACCCCGACCGAAGACATGGGCCCGCAGCAGCTGGAAGACGTTGCGCGTGCGCTGGCTGACGCCCACGGTGCGCAGGTCGAAGCGATCACCGGCGACGAATTGCTGAAGCAGAACTTCCCGGCCATCCACGCGGTGGGCCGTGCCTCGCACCGTGCACCGCGCCTGATCGTGTTGCGCTGGGGCAAGGACAGCGACCCGGCGCTGGCGCTGGTCGGCAAGGGCGTGTGCTTCGATACCGGCGGCCTGGACATCAAGCCGGCCGACGGCATGCGCAACATGAAGAAGGACATGGGCGGTGCCGCCCATGCGCTGGCCCTGGCCGGGCTGGTGATGGCCCAGCAGCTGCCGGTGCGCCTGACCCTGCTGATTTCGGCGGTGGAAAATGCAATCGGCCCCGATGCCTTCCGCCCGGGCGAGATCATCGCCACGCGCAAGGGACTGAGCGTCGAGATCGACAACACCGACGCCGAAGGCCGCCTGGTCCTGTGCGACGCGCTGACCTTCGCCGGCGAGCAGAAGCCCGACCTGGTGCTGGACTTCGCCACCCTGACCGGTGCCGCCCGCATTGCGCTGGGCCCGGACCTGCCGGCCCTGTTCAGCAACGACGACACCGTGGCCCAGCAGTGGCTGCAGGCCGGCGATGAAACCCGCGACCCGGTGTGGCGCATGCCGCTGTGGCGCCCGTACCTGCGTTACCTGAGCAGCGGCGTGGCCGACCTGGCCAATGCCGGCTCGCGCATGGCCGGCTCGGTGACCGCCGCGCTGTACCTGGAGCGTTTCCTGGAGAACGACCAGCGCTGGGCGCACCTGGACGTGTACGCCTGGAACGACGGCGAGCGCCCGGGCCGTCCGGCCGGTGGCGAGGCCCTGGCCCTGCGTTCGGCCTGGGCGATGCTGAAGGCGCGTTACGCCTGA
- a CDS encoding ABC transporter ATP-binding protein — protein sequence MSTLVSLRNITKTYQRGPEKVQVLHGIDLDIASGDFVALMGPSGSGKTTLLNLIGGLDNPSGGEISIEGERIDQMSGGQLSTWRSHHVGFVFQFYNLMPMLTAQKNVELPLLLTHLSAAQRRRNAEIALTLVGLADRRSHRPNELSGGQQQRVAIARAIVSDPTFLICDEPTGDLDRQSAEEILGLLQQLNREHGKTIIMVTHDPKAAEYATHTVHLDKGELADAPLAH from the coding sequence ATGTCGACCCTGGTTTCACTGCGCAACATCACCAAGACCTACCAACGCGGCCCGGAAAAAGTGCAGGTGCTGCACGGCATCGACCTGGACATCGCCAGCGGCGACTTCGTCGCGCTGATGGGCCCGTCCGGTTCGGGCAAGACCACCCTGCTCAACCTGATCGGCGGCCTGGACAACCCCAGTGGCGGCGAGATCAGCATCGAAGGCGAGCGCATCGACCAGATGAGCGGCGGCCAGCTCTCGACCTGGCGCAGCCACCACGTCGGCTTCGTGTTCCAGTTCTACAACCTGATGCCGATGCTGACCGCGCAGAAGAACGTGGAGCTGCCGCTGCTGCTGACCCACCTCAGCGCCGCACAGCGCAGGCGCAATGCCGAGATCGCGCTGACCCTGGTCGGCCTGGCCGACCGCCGCAGCCACCGCCCCAACGAACTGTCCGGCGGCCAGCAGCAGCGCGTGGCGATTGCCCGCGCCATCGTCTCCGACCCGACCTTCCTGATCTGCGACGAACCGACCGGCGATCTCGACCGGCAATCGGCCGAGGAGATCCTGGGCCTGCTGCAGCAGCTCAACCGCGAACACGGCAAGACCATCATCATGGTCACCCATGACCCGAAGGCCGCCGAGTACGCCACCCACACGGTGCACCTGGACAAGGGCGAGCTGGCCGACGCCCCGCTGGCCCACTGA
- a CDS encoding cytochrome b, whose protein sequence is MSTGNGHFNLLARILHWTMAVMILAMLFVGVTMVASLHLRPMLIDLHRPLGIAILVLVLLRLYNRLRHRPPPLPADLPAWQVLAAKASHWMLYGLMLAMPLIGWAMLSAGGYPITLWGGLHLPPIVPHTPALYAALRNAHSLLAYVLFATVLMHVGAALFHLWVRRDGVFQAMARGKD, encoded by the coding sequence ATGAGTACCGGCAACGGCCACTTCAACCTGCTCGCGCGCATCCTGCACTGGACCATGGCGGTGATGATCCTGGCCATGCTGTTCGTCGGCGTGACCATGGTCGCCTCGCTGCACCTGCGGCCGATGCTGATCGACCTGCACCGCCCGCTGGGCATCGCCATCCTCGTGCTGGTGCTGCTGCGGCTGTATAACCGCCTGCGGCATCGTCCGCCACCGCTGCCGGCCGACCTGCCGGCGTGGCAGGTGCTGGCGGCGAAGGCATCGCACTGGATGCTGTACGGGCTGATGCTGGCGATGCCGCTGATCGGCTGGGCGATGCTGTCGGCCGGCGGCTACCCGATCACCCTGTGGGGCGGCCTGCACCTGCCGCCGATCGTGCCGCACACCCCGGCGCTGTATGCCGCCCTGCGCAACGCGCACAGCCTGCTGGCGTATGTGCTGTTCGCCACGGTGCTGATGCACGTGGGCGCGGCGCTGTTCCACCTGTGGGTGCGCCGCGATGGCGTGTTCCAGGCGATGGCGCGCGGGAAGGATTGA
- a CDS encoding HAD family hydrolase yields the protein MKFPVQAITLDLDDTLWPFAPIGARIDVVLHEWMCEHSPATAAMYPVAAMRELRERSFRDNPQLHFDLSALRRLTIQEALQNSGASLDLLEPAYEVFYAARNQVEYYPDALEALARIAARVPVAALSNGNADLERIGLSHLFAFQLGAREHGAAKPEPSIFHAACDRLGVAPAQVLHVGDHIEMDVAGAITAGLRGCWINRDAATWTHPQLQPDLQFDTLTGLADWLDANLDAADEHRSN from the coding sequence GTGAAATTTCCAGTCCAAGCCATCACCCTCGACCTCGACGACACGCTGTGGCCGTTCGCGCCGATCGGCGCCCGCATCGACGTGGTCCTGCACGAATGGATGTGCGAGCACAGCCCCGCCACCGCTGCCATGTACCCGGTGGCGGCGATGCGCGAACTGCGCGAGCGCTCCTTCCGCGACAACCCGCAGCTGCACTTCGACCTGAGCGCGCTGCGCCGGCTGACGATCCAGGAGGCGCTGCAGAACAGCGGCGCCAGCCTGGACCTGCTGGAGCCGGCCTACGAAGTGTTCTATGCCGCGCGCAACCAGGTCGAGTACTACCCCGACGCACTGGAGGCCCTGGCGCGCATCGCCGCGCGGGTACCGGTGGCGGCGCTGAGCAACGGCAACGCCGACCTGGAACGGATCGGCCTGTCGCATCTTTTCGCCTTCCAGCTGGGCGCGCGCGAACATGGCGCGGCCAAGCCGGAGCCCAGCATCTTCCATGCCGCCTGCGACCGCCTGGGCGTGGCGCCGGCGCAGGTGCTGCACGTGGGCGACCATATCGAGATGGACGTGGCCGGGGCGATCACCGCCGGCCTGCGCGGCTGCTGGATCAACCGCGACGCTGCCACCTGGACCCATCCGCAGCTGCAGCCGGACCTGCAGTTCGACACCCTTACCGGCCTGGCCGACTGGTTGGACGCCAACCTCGATGCCGCCGACGAACACCGGAGTAACTGA
- a CDS encoding response regulator transcription factor, which produces MIRILLAEDQAMVRGALSALLGLEPDIDVLGSAADGEAAWRMLQQLQPDILVTDIEMPGLTGLELAQRIARHELPIKVVIVTTFARAGFLRRALEAGVLGYLLKDAPAENLAEALRKVQQGIRAIDPQLAMDAWSQADPLTDRERRVLRLAGEGRTASEIAEQLGLSHGTVRNYLSECIGKLGVANRIEAYRLARQKGWL; this is translated from the coding sequence ATGATCCGCATCCTGCTGGCCGAGGACCAGGCCATGGTGCGCGGCGCGCTGTCGGCGCTGCTGGGTCTGGAGCCGGATATCGACGTGCTGGGCAGCGCTGCCGACGGCGAGGCTGCCTGGCGCATGCTGCAGCAGCTGCAGCCGGACATCCTGGTGACCGACATCGAGATGCCCGGCCTGACCGGCCTGGAGCTGGCCCAGCGCATCGCCCGCCACGAACTGCCGATCAAGGTGGTCATCGTCACCACCTTCGCCCGCGCCGGTTTCCTGCGCCGCGCGCTGGAAGCGGGGGTGCTGGGTTATCTGTTGAAGGATGCGCCGGCGGAGAACCTGGCCGAAGCGCTGCGCAAGGTGCAGCAGGGCATCCGCGCGATCGACCCGCAGCTGGCGATGGACGCGTGGTCGCAGGCCGATCCACTGACCGATCGCGAGCGCCGCGTGCTGCGCCTGGCAGGCGAGGGCCGCACGGCCAGCGAGATCGCCGAGCAGCTGGGGCTGTCGCACGGCACGGTGCGCAATTACCTGTCCGAGTGCATCGGCAAGCTGGGCGTGGCCAACCGCATCGAGGCGTACCGGCTGGCGCGGCAGAAGGGTTGGTTGTAG
- a CDS encoding ABC transporter permease produces MNTVTHTLAAPRASVRAALRPYIAELQAELRRAWRTPAFAVPSLLFPVLFYLLFGVLLGRGHAPLYLLATYSVFGAMAPALFGFGVQLALDREGGLLTLKRALPMPAAAPLLARLAMAVMFALLVAGLLVTAASTLGGVHLQVQQILQLLAVAALAALPLGAIGLLIGSHVSASAAPAMVNLVYLPLALLSGLWLPLSALPKLFSTMAPLWPTWHLAQLALTVVGLPAAGSLAGHLLVLLGVTVVALLLARRRLRRVG; encoded by the coding sequence ATGAACACCGTGACCCACACCCTCGCTGCGCCGCGCGCGTCCGTGCGTGCCGCCCTGCGTCCCTACATCGCCGAGCTGCAGGCCGAGCTGCGCCGGGCCTGGCGCACGCCGGCCTTCGCGGTGCCGTCGCTGCTGTTCCCGGTGCTGTTCTACCTGTTGTTCGGCGTGCTGCTGGGGCGTGGCCACGCGCCGCTGTACCTGCTGGCTACCTACAGCGTGTTCGGCGCGATGGCACCGGCCCTGTTCGGCTTCGGCGTGCAGCTGGCACTGGACCGCGAAGGTGGCCTGCTGACCCTGAAGCGCGCGCTGCCGATGCCGGCGGCGGCGCCATTGCTGGCACGGCTGGCGATGGCGGTGATGTTCGCGCTGCTGGTGGCCGGCCTGCTGGTCACCGCAGCCAGCACTCTGGGCGGCGTGCATCTGCAGGTGCAGCAGATCCTGCAGCTGCTGGCCGTGGCTGCGCTGGCGGCCCTGCCGCTGGGCGCCATCGGCCTGCTGATCGGCAGCCATGTCAGTGCCAGCGCGGCACCGGCGATGGTCAACCTGGTGTACCTGCCGCTGGCCCTGCTCTCGGGCCTGTGGCTGCCGCTGTCGGCTCTGCCCAAGCTGTTCTCGACGATGGCGCCGCTGTGGCCGACCTGGCACCTGGCGCAGCTGGCGCTGACGGTGGTCGGGCTGCCCGCGGCAGGCAGCCTCGCCGGGCATCTGCTGGTGCTGCTGGGCGTGACCGTGGTGGCGCTGCTGCTGGCGCGCCGCCGCCTGCGTCGGGTCGGCTGA
- a CDS encoding efflux RND transporter periplasmic adaptor subunit translates to MNASAELLKELRIDRKSPPPSSGDGPGGRRWLWIALMVIVLLLAGGAFFLFGREPTVEVETAPAVAIQQGNASSSVLDASGYVVARRMATVSAKITGKVREVMIEEGMRVEAGQVMATLDPIDADAQRSLSASQVQAARAQVAGLQAQQRQAAAEASRLQALVGQQLVSRSQYDQAVAQRDSLRAQLDTAQRNVKVASDQLAIADLGVDNNIVRAPFSGVVTAKAAQPGEIVSPLSAGGGFTRTGIGTIVDMDSLEIEVEVGEAFIGRVQPKMPVEATLNAYPDWKIPGEVIAIIPTADRGKATVKVRVALKVKDPRIVPEMGVRVSFLEQAQPQATASKPQGVRVPATAVVERDGASVAFVLGDADRVQQRAVQAGQAMGKDRQLLKGVSAGESVVVSPPDTLRDGARVRLKQAQ, encoded by the coding sequence ATGAACGCTTCTGCCGAGCTGTTGAAGGAACTCCGTATCGACCGCAAGAGCCCGCCGCCGTCCTCCGGGGATGGCCCGGGCGGCCGCCGCTGGCTGTGGATCGCGCTCATGGTGATCGTGCTGCTGTTGGCCGGCGGTGCCTTCTTCCTGTTCGGCCGCGAGCCGACGGTGGAGGTGGAAACCGCACCGGCAGTAGCGATCCAGCAGGGCAATGCCAGCAGCTCGGTACTCGATGCCAGCGGCTACGTGGTGGCCCGGCGCATGGCCACGGTGTCGGCCAAGATCACCGGCAAGGTGCGCGAAGTGATGATCGAGGAAGGCATGCGGGTGGAGGCCGGCCAGGTCATGGCCACGCTGGACCCGATCGATGCCGATGCACAGCGCAGCCTCTCCGCCTCGCAGGTGCAGGCCGCACGTGCACAGGTGGCCGGCCTGCAGGCGCAGCAGCGCCAGGCCGCCGCCGAAGCCAGCCGCCTGCAGGCGCTGGTCGGCCAGCAGCTGGTCTCGCGTTCGCAGTACGACCAGGCCGTGGCCCAGCGTGACAGCCTCCGCGCACAGCTCGATACCGCCCAGCGCAATGTCAAGGTGGCCAGCGACCAGCTCGCCATCGCCGACCTCGGCGTGGACAACAACATCGTGCGCGCGCCGTTCTCTGGAGTAGTCACCGCCAAGGCCGCGCAGCCGGGCGAGATCGTCTCGCCGCTGTCGGCCGGTGGCGGCTTCACCCGTACCGGCATCGGCACCATCGTCGACATGGATTCGCTGGAGATCGAGGTGGAAGTGGGCGAAGCCTTCATCGGCCGCGTGCAGCCGAAGATGCCGGTGGAAGCCACGCTCAACGCCTACCCGGACTGGAAGATCCCCGGCGAGGTGATCGCCATCATCCCCACCGCCGACCGCGGCAAGGCCACGGTGAAGGTGCGCGTGGCGCTGAAGGTGAAGGACCCGCGCATCGTGCCGGAGATGGGCGTGCGGGTCAGTTTCCTGGAACAGGCGCAGCCGCAGGCCACCGCCAGCAAGCCGCAGGGCGTGCGCGTGCCGGCCACGGCGGTGGTCGAGCGCGACGGTGCCAGCGTGGCCTTCGTGCTGGGCGATGCCGACCGCGTGCAGCAGCGCGCCGTGCAGGCCGGCCAGGCGATGGGCAAGGATCGCCAGCTGCTGAAGGGCGTGAGTGCGGGTGAAAGCGTGGTGGTCAGCCCACCGGACACCCTGCGCGATGGCGCCAGGGTTCGACTGAAACAAGCGCAGTAA
- a CDS encoding catalase family peroxidase, which yields MSLFRYTRAGQTPGAPRTHSPLPWIALIALILGGAALAFAWLAGWIGNRLTAQRFTDTIEATGPAHPGFRRAHSKGICVAGWFEPSAQAPTLSSARVFSQARVPVMGRLSIGGGDPYGADNTARVRSMAVQMVSDDGQEWRMAMNSFPFFAVPDAKAFYEQTRASIPDPATGKPDPQKMAAVLAKYPSAQAFQQWAKTAPWTSSWADTTYNSVNSFWFTNAQGQKRAVRWRWQPLAPVVEMDAETRKQASVDFLSQELQQRLAKGPVQWNLVVSTAAPGDAIDDPSTPWPDSREQVVAGVLSLDRMQSQEEGACGQVNFDPLILPSGVRGSDDPILAARSAVYSQSFNRRERERAAGNVEQPKKEAAR from the coding sequence ATGTCGCTCTTCCGCTACACCCGCGCCGGCCAGACGCCCGGCGCACCGCGCACGCATTCCCCGTTGCCCTGGATCGCCCTGATCGCCCTGATCCTGGGCGGCGCGGCGCTGGCCTTCGCCTGGCTGGCCGGCTGGATCGGCAACCGCCTCACCGCGCAGCGCTTCACCGACACCATCGAAGCCACCGGCCCGGCCCATCCAGGCTTCCGCCGTGCGCACAGCAAGGGCATCTGCGTGGCCGGCTGGTTCGAGCCCAGCGCGCAGGCGCCCACCCTGTCCAGCGCGCGGGTGTTCTCGCAGGCGCGCGTGCCGGTGATGGGCCGCCTGTCGATCGGTGGCGGCGACCCGTACGGCGCCGACAACACCGCGCGCGTACGCAGCATGGCGGTGCAGATGGTCAGCGACGATGGCCAGGAATGGCGCATGGCGATGAACAGCTTCCCGTTCTTCGCCGTGCCCGACGCCAAGGCCTTCTACGAGCAGACCCGCGCCTCCATTCCCGACCCGGCCACCGGCAAGCCCGACCCGCAGAAGATGGCTGCCGTGCTGGCCAAGTACCCCAGCGCGCAGGCCTTCCAGCAATGGGCGAAGACCGCGCCGTGGACCAGCAGCTGGGCCGATACCACCTACAACAGCGTCAACAGTTTCTGGTTCACCAACGCGCAGGGACAGAAGCGCGCGGTGCGCTGGCGCTGGCAGCCGCTGGCGCCGGTGGTGGAGATGGATGCGGAGACGCGCAAGCAGGCCAGCGTCGATTTCCTCAGCCAGGAACTGCAGCAGCGCCTGGCCAAGGGCCCGGTGCAGTGGAACCTGGTGGTCAGCACCGCCGCGCCCGGCGATGCCATCGACGATCCGTCGACGCCGTGGCCCGACTCGCGCGAGCAGGTGGTGGCCGGCGTGCTCAGCCTGGACCGCATGCAGTCGCAGGAGGAAGGCGCCTGCGGCCAGGTCAACTTCGACCCGTTGATCCTGCCCAGCGGCGTGCGCGGCAGTGACGACCCGATCCTGGCCGCACGCTCGGCCGTGTACTCGCAGTCCTTCAACCGCCGCGAACGCGAACGCGCCGCCGGCAACGTCGAACAACCGAAGAAGGAGGCCGCACGATGA